The Pirellulales bacterium genome segment CTGACCTATCTCAAACTCAGCGGTAAGCAAGTGGGCTTGCTGATCAATTTCAATGTGCCCGTTCTGAAAGATGGCATAAGGCGCAGGATTCTCTGATCAAAGTGCAACGCCTTTGAAATTTTTCGAGAACCATAAACGTGCGAAGGACCTTTCAACACCTTCTGCATGTCTCCGTGCCTCCGTGTCTCCGTGGTGAAAGTCTTTATTCCCATGTTTTGACGATGCGCCATGCCCGATCCGCCCCCTGCGAAACGTGC includes the following:
- a CDS encoding GxxExxY protein; translated protein: MTYLKLSGKQVGLLINFNVPVLKDGIRRRIL